A single genomic interval of Alkalibacter saccharofermentans DSM 14828 harbors:
- the rpmA gene encoding 50S ribosomal protein L27 translates to MLKMNIQLFAHKKGVGSSRNGRDSESKRLGVKRADGQFVLSGNILVRQRGTKIHAGNNVMRGGDDTLFAVADGIVRFERKGKDKKQVSVYPKDAM, encoded by the coding sequence ATGTTAAAAATGAACATTCAGTTATTCGCCCATAAAAAAGGGGTAGGTAGTTCAAGGAACGGTCGTGACAGCGAATCCAAGCGTCTTGGAGTTAAGAGAGCAGACGGACAATTCGTATTGTCAGGAAATATATTGGTTAGACAAAGAGGAACGAAAATCCACGCCGGAAACAACGTTATGAGAGGCGGGGACGACACACTGTTTGCCGTAGCTGACGGTATCGTAAGATTCGAAAGAAAAGGCAAAGATAAAAAGCAAGTGAGCGTATATCCTAAAGATGCAATGTAA
- a CDS encoding ribosomal-processing cysteine protease Prp, which produces MITCNFQREDGMIKSLVVNGHSGYDDIGKDIVCAAVSTLTISAINGLLEYVKLEFYYKVNEDGFLEFRIPEIYDDKQFTKAKAILETLYLGLKSIEKEYESYVKVVG; this is translated from the coding sequence ATGATTACGTGTAATTTTCAGAGAGAAGACGGGATGATAAAATCGCTTGTAGTCAATGGACATAGCGGATACGACGATATCGGAAAGGATATAGTATGCGCTGCAGTTTCCACTTTGACCATATCAGCGATAAACGGATTGTTGGAATATGTGAAGCTTGAATTTTATTACAAAGTAAACGAGGACGGGTTTTTGGAATTCAGAATTCCGGAAATCTATGACGATAAGCAATTTACCAAGGCAAAAGCCATATTGGAGACTTTGTATCTAGGGCTTAAGAGCATAGAGAAAGAATATGAAAGCTATGTGAAAGTTGTAGGTTGA
- the rplU gene encoding 50S ribosomal protein L21 gives MYAVIKTGGKQYCVKEGDVIQVEKLNLAEGETVEFTEVLAVNNGSLVVGAPTVEGAAVSAEVVVNGKGKKVVIYKYKSKKDYRRKQGHRQPFTEVKITGIKAGKAE, from the coding sequence ATGTATGCTGTTATAAAAACTGGCGGAAAGCAATACTGTGTTAAAGAAGGCGATGTAATCCAAGTTGAAAAGCTGAATCTTGCAGAAGGTGAGACTGTAGAGTTCACTGAGGTGCTTGCTGTAAACAACGGAAGCTTGGTGGTAGGTGCTCCAACTGTTGAAGGTGCTGCTGTAAGCGCGGAAGTAGTCGTTAACGGAAAAGGCAAAAAGGTTGTAATCTATAAGTACAAGTCTAAAAAAGATTACAGAAGAAAGCAAGGTCACAGACAACCGTTTACTGAAGTAAAGATAACCGGAATCAAAGCGGGAAAAGCTGAGTAA
- a CDS encoding Rne/Rng family ribonuclease, giving the protein MNRIVIETMMGQNRIAVTRDDQLEHFFTDRESDWNTYGNIYMGRVEQIKPGMQVAFVNIGGDKNGLLHLSDIYPNPDNLPIDKVIKKGQDIIVQVKKEAVGTKGARLTTKYWISGHYLVLLPTEEKIYMSKKIRDKEEINRLKTFLEDIKPADAGVIFRTESEGSSLEVIEKELDYLMGKWRLINSRIHIAPKLLFKDKGPVIKTIRDYYTTKTDQVVLNSDAYLEEIKDYFSNYFPEDLDKIKLVHKLNIFDDYDLEPQIRELYARKLWLKSGGYIIIDNTEAFTVIDVNSGKFTGHKDPEETIARINLEATEVIAHQMRLRNLSGIILIDYINISKDKHKEKIIKKWREMSSRDKVRFKLVGFTELSILQITRKQEGKSIVNINRQTCPLCDGTGDVYNQEAFFYKCLAKIENDIYLLNHNRFKIVISPYLKNVIDEHKYFGHGFSFDQMLEEFYKVKVDIEVNINNEFDQVAILPSN; this is encoded by the coding sequence ATGAACAGAATCGTCATAGAAACCATGATGGGTCAAAATAGAATAGCCGTAACCAGAGACGACCAGCTGGAACATTTTTTCACCGACAGGGAGAGCGACTGGAACACATACGGCAACATATACATGGGAAGAGTGGAACAGATAAAGCCTGGAATGCAGGTGGCATTCGTTAATATAGGGGGAGATAAAAATGGTCTACTGCACCTAAGCGATATCTATCCCAATCCCGATAACCTGCCCATAGACAAAGTGATAAAAAAGGGACAGGATATAATAGTCCAGGTCAAAAAAGAAGCGGTGGGAACAAAGGGGGCACGGCTTACTACAAAGTACTGGATTTCAGGCCACTACCTGGTGCTTCTACCGACAGAAGAAAAAATATACATGTCAAAAAAGATTAGAGACAAAGAAGAGATAAACAGGCTCAAGACGTTCCTCGAGGATATAAAGCCCGCAGATGCAGGTGTCATATTTAGAACCGAATCAGAGGGATCTTCTCTTGAAGTGATCGAAAAGGAACTGGATTATCTTATGGGAAAATGGCGACTTATAAACAGCAGGATACACATTGCCCCAAAGCTGCTGTTTAAGGACAAGGGTCCAGTGATCAAGACAATCCGTGACTACTACACAACTAAGACTGACCAGGTGGTTTTAAACAGCGATGCTTACCTGGAGGAGATCAAGGATTATTTCAGCAATTATTTTCCCGAAGATCTCGACAAGATAAAGCTGGTGCATAAGCTCAATATATTCGATGATTACGATCTGGAGCCACAAATAAGAGAGCTTTATGCGAGGAAGCTTTGGCTTAAAAGCGGAGGCTATATCATCATAGACAATACGGAAGCCTTTACCGTAATTGACGTAAACAGTGGAAAGTTTACAGGACACAAGGATCCGGAAGAAACAATAGCCAGGATAAACCTTGAAGCCACTGAGGTGATCGCTCACCAGATGAGGCTTAGAAATCTAAGTGGAATTATACTGATCGACTATATAAATATCTCAAAAGACAAGCATAAGGAAAAAATCATAAAAAAATGGAGGGAAATGTCCTCCCGTGACAAGGTGAGGTTCAAGCTGGTAGGTTTTACGGAACTGAGCATATTACAGATAACAAGAAAGCAGGAAGGCAAGTCCATAGTAAATATAAACAGGCAGACTTGTCCCCTCTGTGACGGGACCGGAGATGTCTACAACCAGGAAGCGTTTTTTTACAAGTGCCTTGCAAAGATAGAAAATGACATTTACCTTTTGAATCACAACAGGTTCAAAATAGTCATCAGCCCGTATCTGAAAAATGTGATAGATGAGCACAAATATTTCGGTCATGGATTTTCCTTTGATCAAATGCTGGAGGAGTTTTACAAGGTCAAAGTTGACATCGAAGTAAACATCAACAATGAGTTCGATCAGGTTGCAATACTTCCGTCAAATTAA